One genomic window of Syntrophorhabdaceae bacterium includes the following:
- a CDS encoding molybdopterin-dependent oxidoreductase, translating to MGKKESAYEKALREMKLPEGWSHQSPYKWKKVDPASQGEKKTLFGLCRACMQGDCSTLVHMEDGIVVKVEGNPDAPPNWGTLCAKGNAEVMALYNPYRIKAPMVRTNPEKGLDVDPKWKEVTWEEALDYTAEKLKEIREKDPRGLVICEGWGQRDTILRKPFGEAFGTPNETGSHGALCTVHYATCLVHAGYPVAIVDLEHCQYHITIGRSLGPNFGAVPGMRRFAKAIERGMKLVVVDPRSSYEASKGEWVPLRPGTALGFLLGMAHAMLHEIKIFDVWFLKNRTNAPYLIDEKGEYVRDSDTNKPMMWDPIENRAKPYNAEFKEIALEGSFRVNGAACSTGFTLVKAEYAKYTPEWAEEISTVAAKTIRRIAREFVEHARIGSTIEIDGFTFPFRPVSLNAERNVTNRRGGTYADLVGKIINMLVGNIEVPGGCLSCSVRGPIMGPTEDGTVERRYEAVPKPFTFPPEHADLKEFYPHSHVSPHLVLNSILHPEKCYIPYKLDAWLNLGANPIKNNAEPQKYVEGFKKLSFVVTIAFHMDEPAIMSDVLLPEHSALERLRAAPFYLQHQSIDDEVNGLKMIQLREPVPTLFNTKNADDIFMDLAERLGILYGEGGLYDRLNNSLDWVDKEDGLNMNGEWKLDLNRRYPLEEIFDRQVRGWPYSGGKGLKELREKGHIDYWKQKKEFYLYYYFPDNQTRHPFYLMGLKEVGDRLRANLEERKISFPMIDDMDYVFDLYRPIPHWVESSESRGFEEGYDLWAINWKTPYLANDSSNLVGNPWLAEIYSKDPWELVILINPATASKKKLKDGDTVVVESRYGKIEGRLRLSELFHPDAVGIGGDYGLGTCQSNPLNRIGPHFNTLLSIDPKTLDAVSAGQDITPAVKVYRKK from the coding sequence ATGGGCAAGAAAGAATCAGCCTACGAGAAAGCGCTCAGAGAGATGAAGCTCCCGGAGGGGTGGTCCCACCAATCGCCATACAAATGGAAAAAGGTCGATCCAGCCTCTCAGGGGGAGAAGAAAACCCTCTTCGGCCTTTGCCGCGCCTGTATGCAGGGAGACTGCTCAACACTGGTGCACATGGAAGACGGCATCGTGGTCAAGGTGGAGGGCAATCCTGATGCGCCGCCGAACTGGGGCACGTTGTGCGCTAAGGGAAACGCTGAGGTCATGGCACTTTACAATCCTTACCGGATCAAGGCTCCCATGGTCCGAACGAATCCCGAAAAAGGTCTCGATGTTGACCCTAAATGGAAAGAGGTCACCTGGGAAGAAGCCCTGGACTATACAGCAGAAAAGCTCAAGGAAATACGGGAAAAAGATCCGAGAGGGCTTGTGATCTGCGAGGGATGGGGACAGCGAGACACGATACTCAGAAAACCTTTCGGGGAAGCTTTCGGCACGCCGAATGAGACCGGCTCCCATGGTGCACTCTGTACAGTCCATTACGCGACGTGTTTGGTGCACGCAGGCTATCCTGTCGCTATCGTCGATCTGGAACATTGCCAATACCACATCACCATCGGCCGTTCCCTGGGGCCTAATTTTGGCGCGGTCCCGGGCATGCGCCGTTTCGCCAAAGCGATTGAGCGTGGGATGAAGCTTGTGGTGGTTGATCCGCGGAGTTCTTATGAAGCGTCCAAGGGAGAATGGGTTCCTCTACGCCCCGGGACAGCGCTTGGCTTTCTCCTTGGCATGGCGCATGCCATGCTGCACGAGATCAAGATTTTCGATGTCTGGTTCCTTAAGAACCGCACCAATGCTCCTTATCTGATTGATGAAAAGGGAGAGTACGTGAGGGATTCCGATACGAACAAGCCCATGATGTGGGATCCGATAGAGAACCGGGCAAAACCGTACAATGCGGAATTCAAAGAGATCGCCCTCGAAGGCTCTTTCAGGGTAAACGGTGCGGCCTGCAGCACCGGTTTCACACTGGTAAAGGCGGAGTATGCAAAATATACTCCCGAATGGGCTGAGGAGATATCTACGGTTGCGGCAAAGACCATCAGAAGAATTGCCAGAGAATTCGTCGAACACGCGCGCATCGGCAGCACCATTGAGATTGATGGTTTTACTTTTCCGTTCCGGCCCGTATCGCTTAATGCGGAGCGCAACGTTACGAACCGCAGGGGAGGGACGTACGCCGATCTTGTGGGTAAGATCATCAACATGCTGGTGGGGAATATCGAAGTGCCGGGAGGGTGCCTGAGTTGCAGCGTGCGCGGGCCTATAATGGGTCCAACTGAGGACGGCACCGTGGAGCGACGCTACGAGGCCGTACCCAAGCCATTCACGTTTCCTCCGGAACATGCCGATCTTAAGGAATTCTACCCTCACAGCCACGTGTCTCCTCATCTGGTGCTCAATTCAATCCTTCATCCTGAAAAATGCTACATTCCCTACAAATTGGATGCGTGGCTCAACCTTGGAGCCAATCCGATAAAGAATAATGCCGAACCTCAAAAATATGTTGAGGGGTTCAAGAAGCTCTCATTTGTGGTCACGATCGCCTTTCACATGGATGAGCCGGCTATTATGTCGGATGTGCTTCTTCCCGAGCACAGCGCTCTGGAGAGGTTGCGCGCAGCGCCCTTCTACCTTCAGCATCAATCGATCGATGATGAAGTGAATGGATTGAAGATGATCCAGCTCAGAGAACCGGTGCCGACCCTTTTCAACACAAAGAATGCGGACGACATCTTTATGGATCTTGCCGAACGTCTCGGCATCCTCTACGGTGAGGGCGGGCTCTATGATCGCCTGAATAACTCCTTGGACTGGGTAGATAAAGAGGATGGCCTCAACATGAACGGTGAGTGGAAGCTCGATCTCAACCGAAGATACCCATTGGAGGAGATCTTTGATCGTCAGGTACGGGGCTGGCCATACAGCGGCGGCAAGGGTCTCAAGGAGCTGCGCGAAAAAGGCCACATCGACTACTGGAAGCAGAAAAAAGAATTTTATCTTTATTACTACTTCCCGGACAATCAAACCCGCCATCCTTTCTACCTCATGGGCCTAAAGGAAGTGGGTGACCGTCTGAGGGCAAACCTCGAAGAGCGGAAGATTTCCTTTCCCATGATCGATGACATGGACTATGTGTTCGATCTTTATCGTCCGATTCCTCATTGGGTCGAAAGTTCAGAATCCAGAGGATTTGAAGAAGGATATGACCTGTGGGCGATAAACTGGAAGACTCCCTATCTTGCGAATGACTCGAGCAACCTTGTGGGAAACCCGTGGCTAGCGGAGATTTATTCCAAAGATCCATGGGAGTTGGTAATACTGATCAATCCCGCCACGGCTTCGAAGAAAAAATTGAAAGACGGAGACACCGTAGTTGTAGAGTCGAGATACGGAAAGATTGAAGGCCGCCTCAGACTGTCGGAACTCTTTCACCCGGATGCGGTGGGTATCGGCGGGGATTATGGCTTGGGGACCTGTCAGTCCAATCCGCTGAATCGGATCGGTCCCCATTTCAACACACTCCTGTCTATTGATCCCAAGACATTGGATGCGGTAAGTGCGGGCCAGGACATTACTCCTGCGGTGAAAGTCTACCGAAAGAAGTGA